The window CACTGATGGACGCCCTTGTGTTCAAACAAGGTGTTCGTAAACTGTGACCGGTACATACGTCAAATAACAGACCACGCTTGAGTTCAGGTTAGGGAAGCCTTTCTTCCCAAGCCTGTTCTTCCAGATATTGCTGACATAGGAATTTGTGTCTCCTAGAACAACATTGGAATAGCCAGTTGGAGCATTGACCATCACATTCCATGGAAGCCAAGACCTCAGTCAGAGACCTATCTCTGACCTGGAGGCGCATGAACAAGACCCTTGTGTACACCTCGGTGAACCTCTCGTGACAATCAAACTGGGGCACCAAAGTGCAAACCCACATCAGCCTGTCCCCTCCCCTCTCACCacgggcaactccagagtgaaAGACTGACCAGCTCCTCTGGAGTTGGGTTTTGGCCAAAATCCCCCAAATGCTCTAGCcgaggggtgtcaaagtcaaatcCTCGAAGGCCGACATGCTGCTGGTTTGCCAGAactcctgccttatctgctgctgattacctggatcaggtgtgtttagccaataagaagcttctatggcagcttggttggaaaacatgtcggacaccggccctccaggGCTGAAGTTCGACACCTGTGCTCTAGCCCCTTGTGGTCCCGCCTGTGGACAGGGAGCCCACAGGAAGGGAATCCCATGTGGTCTTTATGAACTGAGCTCGCTTGGTTCCTTTAATTTCCTCCAAGACTAATGCTGGGCATATGTCTATACATATTGTGTAGGCGATAGAAGAGTATCAGCTTTAAATCGtaccatttctcttctatcgtttataacctaatttgatcaattctatgccaaatatatcattaaatagtTCGAACCTCatttgtacacaaaaaatatatataagtaaaaatgaagacaaattaAAGAGAGATTCTTCGCAAAGAAACGTATTTGTGTGGCTTTGCGATGTAAAGTtgctttacgttctttgattcacACTTTATGACAGGCTTTACATAAACACAAGTACAGAAGAGCTTGTTTCCCCGTAGTTGAAACAGACAGATACATCGATGCAGGCAGCCCAAGAAGAAGCACTTTCAGCTAAAGAGGAGTTTGTCTGTGATTTGGCttcattttggattcaagacaTGAGACGCGGAGCAGACAACAGCAATATGTAAACTAGCTAGGAGGCTATTTCCGCgccgatgctaacacaacaaacgtTCTATCACTCAAGGAAGGTCCAcggaaattaacattttgttagAATGTGATCCCAAATACCAGTTATTTCCTGCATtttatgtgtcttttattttgaaatcagttcttatttcctgtttgtttggtgATGATGAGTTTGTTGATGTGGGTGTGTCTTAATAAATATGGCAATCACTCTCAGTTGTGACTGTGGCTGAGAGTGGAATCAGAGGATAATTGTTTGTGACAGTGATTTTTATCGCTgcaatgaaaacttttttgctGTGCCTATTAACTCAGTAGTCCAGGTTCCACGCCATGCCGTTGTGACATTCAGAACCCGCCAACACATATgacattacaaaaaataagagataaaccaTGCTGTGGATCagggctgtaacaagtatcTGAGCACTCGAATTCTcaccatctgctcctgaaaattcaAGTATGAATATTGACATCCAAATCTCTGAttcacgatctttataaatatagtaaagtGTAGTAAATTATcatgtagtaaaatattgattgctctgaaatacagaatgttggattttaatttatgaactaaaacaaacccGAATGAGCGGTGCTACAGTcactggaagtaaacaaatcgtccaaaaaaagtgtcagtgatttaaagcttcctgttttcaaagtaaaaatagagagcttttttaataactgaaaatataatttaatgttttatattgtgatatttaatgTTATtctgatataaaatatttttttgtgatatatatattttttccatatatatataggtttttttttttttttttacttttaaagtattGCACCTTTTAATAGAAcaccatataaataaaatggaattgatCAATTGTTAGATCACAATGAAATCAAGATTAAGATGAAATATGGGAGCATTCTTACTTTTCCACTTTTGGTCATAGCAGCAAACACAGTAGAGGAGTGTGGCGAAAATGCAATGTCCTCAACGGGGTCTTTCAGGTCAATGTTGTAAATTGGAGAACTGCAAAAGAGAATGACATTTTGATCTCAGAAAATAGAGGGGAGATAAACATAAACACTATACTTGTGCTAGGATTGAGATATCTTGTCagtcaaagaaaaagttttttttaaaaaaaaaccctttctgATATTTCTCCTGAGCATAAGACAAGATGCAATCATAAAATAAGTTTAAACACAACCTAAAGCAAATCAAAGCAAATGGTATCGGAGAGTAGAAACCAGGggtggagctagaacattttatattgGAGCGGAGTGTGGAGTAAAAAACTGTGGAAGGGTGacaaatgagaacagcagagtggatGGCCAGGATAAATGGAAGgatcaaaaatacacatttccaactgttttatcatttttattgcttttatattacttaaaaatagtgcttttgttatttttatagtGCTTTAAGAAGCTTGTATCAAGGATTTCTTATTCTTTGTCAAGAATGAAGCTGATCTTGACTCAAAAATGGTAGCCCCACCCTTCACAGAAACCCTTTAGTCTCCAAATCCAACACAACATGGACACTGAATCAGAAAACCTTCAAGAGCCACACGAAGGGGGTGGAATTGATTCACTGTTCAGAGAGCGAGACAAAACCTGTACTGGTCCAACTGGATCTGTTGCTACGCACAATTAGCACAAATAGAACAACAGGATTGCACCAAAAATGGTATCTTTAACTCAAAAGATCAGCTCTTACGGGATGGTATGGTCCCAGATCTTCACAGTCATGTCGTAACTGCAGGAGATGAACACCTTTGGATGGAAGGGGTTCCATTTAGCAGCGCTAACTGGATAGTGGTTATCATAGGTCTCCATGGGATGCCCAGTGCATGTCATAGAATACtgaatagaggaaaaaaaaacatttgacctTACAAACTATAAAAAGAAAGGTTTAACTTGAAGTAAAGCTGGAGTAATTCAAGTTGCTGAAAAACATTTGAGATGATTATCCTTAGCCACAAAcctatttaaatcaaatttttggaCAATTAAAATAAGTGTGAAGAAACATCATCTGGTTAGCTTAAAATGCAGTAATTAAttgtaaaatcaacaaaaacctCATTCAGCCTAAACAAATATAGTAAAAATTCAAACCTTGAGTATTTTGCCATCCAGGGTTCCCACTATGAACAGATTGGGAATTTCTTTATGGAAGTCAATTGATGTACAAGAAACTGTAAACAAGAGACATCAAGGCAGACTGTTGTGTGATTCCAAATGATCAAGTAAAGTCAAATCACAGCGCAATTATTAACTGTTCATGAACTTGACCTTTGGAGAGGACCTCTTTGACGAATTTATTTCTTCTTCCCTCCATGGAAGGATTTTGCCGTGACAGTTTGGTTTTGACGGCAAAAGCCAGCTCATTCTGCAATCATTCAAAAATAACAGAGATGTACAAGTACAGTATGGATACCAACATGCATGCCATCTTTGCTCAGTTTACCTTAACTAGTGTCCAGGACACGATATGGCCATCAAGAGACACAGAGTAGAAATTTTGGTTGTTGTTTATGTCATCTTTCTGCCAGCAAACCTTCACAATGAAATGTGAagaattaaaaacactaaaaaccatctttagaggtgtgtattggcaagagcctaacgatacatatcccgatacctgtctcatgatacgatacatatcgcgatatgtcccaagactgtaccaggaCCTGTACCaggacaatttttttaaagaacacgACTTAGAAAAAACCAACTGAATATTAAtgtcttttattgtaataaacttcttttttctaatgatcacaacattaagaaCAGCAGCTGTATACTGATACTGACAGCATGCTGGCACAGATTTTGATTCCGTACCCATCCCAGTAAAAGTTGttcatgtctcataacaacaaaaaccgtgatgctgactgaacatttgggCTGGTTCTCGCAAGATCTTCTTGTTGTTTCTTGTCAAAGAGCCTCAGTGTCCTGTGCTGCCAGCTAGCAGTCAGGGGTTTAGGTGGACACGATACATTTTCTCACCTGTGTGACTGCATCCATGTGCTTCTTGGTTTTGGGTGTGGACGCGCACATAGGTTCCGGTTTCTCCATCTTCAAGTTGTAAACGGCCACGTTGCCGTCATAGAAGCCTACTGCCACCAAGTAAGACTGTTGCGGGTGGATATCGAGACACCTGACGCCAGAATCTGTTTGGTAGGCATACTCTGGGTAAGTAGGGTTCTTCAGTGAGAACACCAGAAGCATGCCACCACACTGCCGATCAGAGTAGTTCTCTGGGAGGAGCAGGAGCACAAGGATTAgcaaacaaatcattttatttttaaaaatagtggaTGTGGGAATCGATTGCATCCGCGTGATTTACCAGTTCCCAGTCCGACAGCAAACATGTCCAAGTATCGCCTATTCCTGTTTAAAATAATCCACAGAATATATTACCCATTTCTGGCCACACATCTGTGACAGCTGAGAAGATATAGAGTCACAGAAATCACACTGACAATGTTTTAGCAGTAGATTTGTGAACCTACCAGCAGAGGGCATTAACCATCAAGTGTTTGGCTCCACTGTATCTGAAATTCCATAAAGGCAGCAGGGTTCCCTCATGGCCTGTAAACTCATCAGCAGGATCCTCATAGAATTTATAATCTATAAGGGAATATAAagtgcaacaaaataaaaaacttttttttccttttatcttttaacattttttttttaatattcgaAAGGACAAACCTATTGCGATGTCCCAGTGGTTGTTTTGAACAACAGATCGCTCCATTATCTTGCATGACTTACGGAGTTTGTCAGAGATGTCCTCAATCTatagcagaaaaacaacagaatagCTTGCAACAAATTCATTAAACGGTGTTTACATAATACACAAATAtagaataaaactatttttattaacaataaaCAAGTTATTTTAGCCTATCCTTAATTAGGAAAAGTGTGACTTTgctacacttttattttgaaaggatgaaagggttaaataatACCTTGGTTCTCCTCAGCagtgttttctttctgtctgtgTCAGTGTTTTCCTTGGGTAGGTGTCCACCCTCCTGCTCTTGTCTTTTCTTAAGCTCTTCATCGTAAGCATCATAAATCACCCACTGCAAACGTCATAAAAATTCAATGAATACatatgtttttttgcatttggaCATTTATGGTCTCTAAATTCAAAGAATACCTGATTAGCATTGGCAGAGAAGGTGCAATGAATTGTGGTGTCTGTCTGTGAGCCTATatcctgcaagaaaaaaaatgtttttcttctagCTGAAAAATGTACAGCGTTTTACAACAAATTTGTAAAGAATGATCTCAAGCAGAATGCAGAACACCGGGCGCATTGGTCCTTCCTACCCTGGGGGGATTTATTAGTATTTGTGTGCCCTTTTCGTTAAAGACAAACTGCTCTTTCGCTTCTGCTTCGGACACAGTGCTGTGTGATCTGTTTTCCTCTATAAATTTATCTTCTTCCATTCTGTCTTTTACAGGTGAAACCTAggggaaagtaaaaaaaagacctgTTTCCAACAAGCAGGAAAGTCTAAACCATTACTCATACAAAAAAGAAgacagttttgtattttttttattatttaaaaacaacagtttaatttaaaatattatgctGCAATTATAGTTAAGCTACAAAACTTAAATTGTACCATCATTTCTGCAGGATCCTCTGCAGATTCTCCTCCAGCTTGGGCTGTTGTCTCATCTAAGCACAGTAAAAAGGTGTGGAAAAGAACTTTCAGATGCAAACTCTGCAGCATTCTGCAGTTTAATTTCAAGTCATTTCCTATGGCtctgaaaacagaagaagaagcctcACAACAACTACAAGAAACAGAATGCAGATACCTTTATTGTCTTCATTGACCATCAAGCTTTGAGCATCGTCTGAGTCTtggtgcaaagtattgttttccATCACACTGTAAgcgaaaaagacaaaaaaacagctaaactaaGGCTCTGCAACCACAGGCTCTAGAGACACATTTCTACAGTTCTTTTGTAcctctttgaagaaaaatacaaactgtttgaataaaaaatgctctttttgtgcttttaatttatttattttagacaatacaattaatttatttttctttagatttgtaATACGTCAGATGGTGTAACTGTGTAAAATGATGGTCAACTGTTGAATCTACTGTCAGACCGGTTTATTATTACAACCAGGCTGATGCACCAATAGggttttcttaaaatgtattcCACACCAAatgttgttgtgtttatattcaatagtaaaaggacaaaaaag is drawn from Oryzias melastigma strain HK-1 linkage group LG5, ASM292280v2, whole genome shotgun sequence and contains these coding sequences:
- the dnai1.2 gene encoding dynein, axonemal, intermediate chain 1, paralog 2 isoform X1 — translated: MVVLTTSTQHSRQSQPETACVMENNTLHQDSDDAQSLMVNEDNKDETTAQAGGESAEDPAEMMVSPVKDRMEEDKFIEENRSHSTVSEAEAKEQFVFNEKGTQILINPPRDIGSQTDTTIHCTFSANANQWVIYDAYDEELKKRQEQEGGHLPKENTDTDRKKTLLRRTKIEDISDKLRKSCKIMERSVVQNNHWDIAIDYKFYEDPADEFTGHEGTLLPLWNFRYSGAKHLMVNALCWNRRYLDMFAVGLGTENYSDRQCGGMLLVFSLKNPTYPEYAYQTDSGVRCLDIHPQQSYLVAVGFYDGNVAVYNLKMEKPEPMCASTPKTKKHMDAVTQVCWQKDDINNNQNFYSVSLDGHIVSWTLVKNELAFAVKTKLSRQNPSMEGRRNKFVKEVLSKVSCTSIDFHKEIPNLFIVGTLDGKILKYSMTCTGHPMETYDNHYPVSAAKWNPFHPKVFISCSYDMTVKIWDHTIPSPIYNIDLKDPVEDIAFSPHSSTVFAAMTKSGKVCFYDVSISKYEAICQQEVVNRKKGQLTKLEFNPTHPIIVVGDEKGCIHSFKMSPNLRKRPKNKEGQVLPLNPQEEVSKMEKFLISRLNERRSAK
- the dnai1.2 gene encoding dynein, axonemal, intermediate chain 1, paralog 2 isoform X2 produces the protein MENNTLHQDSDDAQSLMVNEDNKDETTAQAGGESAEDPAEMMVSPVKDRMEEDKFIEENRSHSTVSEAEAKEQFVFNEKGTQILINPPRDIGSQTDTTIHCTFSANANQWVIYDAYDEELKKRQEQEGGHLPKENTDTDRKKTLLRRTKIEDISDKLRKSCKIMERSVVQNNHWDIAIDYKFYEDPADEFTGHEGTLLPLWNFRYSGAKHLMVNALCWNRRYLDMFAVGLGTENYSDRQCGGMLLVFSLKNPTYPEYAYQTDSGVRCLDIHPQQSYLVAVGFYDGNVAVYNLKMEKPEPMCASTPKTKKHMDAVTQVCWQKDDINNNQNFYSVSLDGHIVSWTLVKNELAFAVKTKLSRQNPSMEGRRNKFVKEVLSKVSCTSIDFHKEIPNLFIVGTLDGKILKYSMTCTGHPMETYDNHYPVSAAKWNPFHPKVFISCSYDMTVKIWDHTIPSPIYNIDLKDPVEDIAFSPHSSTVFAAMTKSGKVCFYDVSISKYEAICQQEVVNRKKGQLTKLEFNPTHPIIVVGDEKGCIHSFKMSPNLRKRPKNKEGQVLPLNPQEEVSKMEKFLISRLNERRSAK
- the dnai1.2 gene encoding dynein, axonemal, intermediate chain 1, paralog 2 isoform X3; translation: MVVLTTSTQHSRQSQPETACVMENNTLHQDSDDAQSLMVNEDNKDETTAQAGGESAEDPAEMMVSPVKDRMEEDKFIEENRSHSTVSEAEAKEQFVFNEKGTQILINPPRDIGSQTDTTIHCTFSANANQWVIYDAYDEELKKRQEQEGGHLPKENTDTDRKKTLLRRTKIEDISDKLRKSCKIMERSVVQNNHWDIAIDYKFYEDPADEFTGHEGTLLPLWNFRYSGAKHLMVNALCWNRRYLDMFAVGLGTDSGVRCLDIHPQQSYLVAVGFYDGNVAVYNLKMEKPEPMCASTPKTKKHMDAVTQVCWQKDDINNNQNFYSVSLDGHIVSWTLVKNELAFAVKTKLSRQNPSMEGRRNKFVKEVLSKVSCTSIDFHKEIPNLFIVGTLDGKILKYSMTCTGHPMETYDNHYPVSAAKWNPFHPKVFISCSYDMTVKIWDHTIPSPIYNIDLKDPVEDIAFSPHSSTVFAAMTKSGKVCFYDVSISKYEAICQQEVVNRKKGQLTKLEFNPTHPIIVVGDEKGCIHSFKMSPNLRKRPKNKEGQVLPLNPQEEVSKMEKFLISRLNERRSAK